One genomic region from Phycodurus eques isolate BA_2022a chromosome 16, UOR_Pequ_1.1, whole genome shotgun sequence encodes:
- the LOC133415173 gene encoding protein PET100 homolog, mitochondrial, protein MGVKIEMFRMMLYLSFPVTMFWISNQAEYFEEYIVKRKREIFPADERLNRKELEDFKERMRTQKEQRQLKQICMESEN, encoded by the exons ATGGGCGTAAAAATAGAGATGTTCAGA ATGATGTTGTATTTGTCTTTCCCCGTTACCATGTTCTGGATCTCGAATCAAGCGGAATATTTTGAGGAATACATCGTAAAGAGGAAG AGGGAAATCTTCCCCGCTGACGAGAGACTTAAT AGGAAAGAGTTGGAGGACTTTAAGGAGAGAATGCGAACACAGAAGGAGCAGCGGCAACTGAAACAAATCTGTATGGAGTCAGAGAACTAA